One Sander vitreus isolate 19-12246 unplaced genomic scaffold, sanVit1 ctg490_0, whole genome shotgun sequence DNA segment encodes these proteins:
- the LOC144514187 gene encoding uncharacterized protein LOC144514187: MVVPSPDPADLHPASRFPDPFFACRLFLWMPHRIWQLQLTCPQPLCTGTMTKAGLYRTIRRVLDIDGWYVMATEYLECRRCKKKVGGWSQGIIRQLSPTYSCQFPAVLTYKLSCDLRVVAQLRSRTLGNSASRLCNTLREAHSDAWMRSAIAYPRRVRAVPGLVHGEGAVPTTTPDAPSPLRRLAVNCVQP; the protein is encoded by the exons ATGGTGGTACCCTCCCCAGACCCGGCCGATCTACACCCAGCCTCCCGCTTCCCCGACCCCTTCTTTGCATGTCGGCTGTTCCTGTGGATGCCACACAGGATCTGGCAACTGCAGCTGACATGCCCCCAGCCTTTGTGCACCGGTACCATGACAAAGGCTGGGCTGTACAGGACCATCCGGAGGGTCCTGGACATCGACGGCTGGTATGTCATGGCCACTGAGTACCTAGAGTGCCGTCGGTGTAAGAAGAAGGTCGGAGGGTGGTCACAGGGCATCATCAGGCAGCTGTCCCCCACCTACAGCTGCCAATTCCCAGCTGTACTTACGTACAA GCTGTCCTGTGACCTGAGGGTGGTCGCACAGCTGAGGTCTCGCACTCTGGGCAACAGTGCTTCTCGGCTGTGCAACACCCTGCGGGAGGCGCACTCGGATGCCTGGATGCGGAGTGCTATCGCGTATCCTCGGCGTGTGCGAGCAGTTCCTGGCCTTGTGCACGGTGAGGGGGCAGTTCCCACCACCACCCCAGATGCCCCCTCTCCCCTCCGCCGTCTGGCTGTTAACTGTGTACAGCCATGA